From the Rhodococcus sp. NBC_00297 genome, one window contains:
- a CDS encoding GGDEF domain-containing protein yields MPHPTRPPVTQRVRASRDRARPGRHSGSRRIRNAQRRPLTHGPRDSALDVVRRWLTTPHDFDWIFVHHSTRSIHGIIRLVFAGAVLLNATVSMLMLASPNGPSGTPAIVYVFLVLALQIAAMIWVLTGPTPDTKAQFLGFLIFGDVGIASVILLDTPTSALIGTFLFAINGALCTFFLSPRVLLAHLAFTNAVIVLIGTLAYVQNLWGPWDAIAAVLVASGASSGVPVFASIAWSLVSTDAKASDLDSLTGVRNRRGLQNSVEDLWETALATTSPVVVVMIDIDRFKSVNDRFGHDQGDTVIVLVATRLAELFDGHGVLARTGGEEFVAVLTDVDGDVESVVARVTETVHDRQDTIPVTASVGVAVLTPDSSLWSSGPGAIDRATRGADSMMYRAKAAGGHRLLSTFL; encoded by the coding sequence ATGCCGCACCCGACCCGTCCGCCGGTCACGCAGCGCGTCCGCGCGTCCCGCGATCGCGCTCGCCCGGGTCGACACAGCGGATCCCGGCGCATCCGCAACGCGCAACGCAGACCCCTCACCCACGGGCCTCGGGACAGCGCACTCGACGTCGTGCGTCGGTGGCTGACCACGCCGCACGATTTCGACTGGATCTTCGTCCACCACTCCACCCGGTCCATCCACGGCATCATCCGGCTGGTCTTCGCCGGCGCGGTGCTGCTCAACGCGACCGTGTCCATGTTGATGCTCGCCTCGCCCAACGGCCCCTCCGGCACGCCGGCGATCGTCTACGTCTTCCTCGTGCTGGCCCTGCAGATCGCCGCGATGATCTGGGTGCTCACGGGACCGACGCCGGACACGAAGGCGCAGTTCCTCGGGTTCCTGATCTTCGGCGACGTCGGCATCGCGTCGGTGATCCTGCTGGACACCCCGACGTCGGCACTGATCGGCACCTTCCTGTTCGCGATCAACGGCGCTCTCTGCACGTTCTTCCTCAGCCCACGAGTGCTGCTCGCCCATCTCGCGTTCACCAATGCCGTCATCGTCCTCATCGGCACCCTGGCGTACGTCCAGAACCTGTGGGGGCCGTGGGACGCGATCGCCGCGGTGCTGGTGGCCAGCGGCGCGAGCAGTGGGGTGCCGGTCTTCGCGTCCATCGCGTGGTCACTCGTCTCGACGGACGCGAAAGCCTCGGACCTCGATTCGCTGACCGGCGTCAGGAACCGCCGCGGTCTGCAGAACTCGGTCGAGGATCTGTGGGAGACGGCACTCGCGACCACATCGCCCGTGGTGGTCGTGATGATCGACATCGATCGTTTCAAGAGCGTCAACGACCGCTTCGGACACGATCAGGGCGACACCGTGATCGTCCTGGTCGCGACCCGGCTCGCCGAGCTCTTCGACGGCCACGGGGTGCTCGCGCGTACCGGCGGCGAGGAGTTCGTGGCGGTCCTCACCGATGTGGACGGTGACGTCGAGTCGGTGGTCGCCCGTGTCACCGAGACGGTCCACGATCGACAGGACACCATTCCCGTGACCGCCAGCGTCGGCGTCGCCGTGTTGACTCCCGACTCGTCGCTGTGGAGTTCCGGACCCGGGGCGATCGACCGCGCGACGCGGGGTGCGGACTCGATGATGTACCGAGCCAAGGCCGCCGGCGGGCATCGGCTGCTCTCGACCTTCCTGTGA
- the lysX gene encoding bifunctional lysylphosphatidylglycerol synthetase/lysine--tRNA ligase LysX translates to MATQATPAASAAGTASPSPSGLSDASRVARADRRSRHKGRLRQVPHHVGLVLGVYATLVLLWSLSPALRALVHVPREWLDSYVIDAPDTSLSYGFVVALVAAALSTRKRVAWWIALLYTTGSAVVNVSTLVDDPGSVGSWIGLVLQVAVLALLLASRTEFDTKVRRGAGWKALGVLVTGLIVGILAGWALLEAFPGSLPRNETFLWSLNRVAGLALVDNEQFSGRPHGFLNFLLGLLAFVALAAAVVTLFRSQRASNALTGTDESALRGLIARSGHDDSLAYFATRRDKAVVFAPNGKAAITYRVEVGVCLASGDPIGLEESWPHAIEAWLEMSSRYGWAPAVMGASETGAAAFRRAGLAVLELGDEAILQTRSFSLNGPDMRPVRQAVNRARGKGVTVRIRRHRDIPEDEWPAIVERADRWRDTETERGFSMALGRLGDPLDGDCLLVEAVLDADDRVVGTLSLVPWGASGASLDLMRRDPASPNGTVELMVSELASRSDTVGITKVSLNFAVFRSVFEEGGRIGAGPVLRLWRSTLVFFSRWWQLEALYRSNLKYQPEWVPRYLCFEDNRDLPKVGTASAIAEGFLTLPGLGARTHTGTRQAVPAALLADGTLHADGSEPDDTPVDTLPGRRRPEQVRVRMSKLDRLSADGVDAYPVAHPPTHTVDSAANAPEGTTVRVSGRLLRIRDYGGVVFGLVRDWSGDLQILLDSERIDRDRLRRFTSDFDLGDLISCTGVVGRSRTGALALLVSDWRMNAKSLHPLPDKFRGLTDPEARVRQRYVDMEINPQARALMRARSAVVKSLRDTLGDRGYMEVETPILQQIHGGANAAPFLTHINAYNLDLYLRIAPELYLKRLCVGGMERVFEIGRVFRNEGADFKHNPEFTILEAYEAHSDYERAMVLCRELIQRAAVAAHGREVIYRPAEDGTMTEIDISGEWPVKTMHDAVAEKIGADVRPETPLAELQRLCDLHDVPYQSTWDEGAVAQEMYEHLVEDFTEFPTFYTNFPTSMSPLTRPHRSIAGVAEKWDLVAWGVELGTAYSELTDPVDQRARLTAQSMLAAGGDPEAMELDEDFLQALEHGMPPTGGLGMGVDRVVMLITGGSIRETLAFPLAKPRS, encoded by the coding sequence ATGGCCACACAGGCGACCCCGGCGGCATCCGCCGCGGGCACTGCATCACCGTCCCCGTCGGGCCTGTCCGACGCGTCCCGCGTCGCCCGCGCCGATCGCCGGTCGCGCCACAAGGGGCGCCTGCGGCAGGTGCCGCACCACGTCGGCCTCGTGCTCGGTGTCTACGCGACGCTGGTCCTCCTGTGGAGCCTGTCACCCGCGCTCCGAGCCCTCGTCCACGTGCCCCGCGAGTGGCTCGACTCGTACGTCATCGACGCTCCCGACACGAGCCTGTCCTACGGCTTCGTGGTCGCGCTGGTCGCCGCGGCGCTGTCGACGCGCAAACGCGTCGCGTGGTGGATCGCTCTCCTCTACACGACCGGATCCGCGGTGGTGAACGTATCGACCCTGGTGGACGATCCCGGCAGCGTCGGGTCCTGGATCGGCCTCGTTCTGCAGGTCGCGGTGCTCGCACTGCTGCTCGCCTCCCGCACCGAGTTCGACACCAAGGTCCGACGCGGCGCCGGATGGAAGGCACTCGGTGTTCTCGTCACCGGTCTGATCGTCGGCATCCTCGCCGGCTGGGCGCTGCTCGAGGCCTTCCCGGGTTCGCTGCCGCGGAACGAGACCTTCCTGTGGTCACTCAACCGAGTGGCCGGCCTGGCACTGGTGGACAACGAGCAGTTCAGCGGCCGACCACACGGATTCCTCAACTTTCTTCTGGGACTGCTCGCCTTCGTCGCCCTCGCCGCGGCGGTGGTGACACTGTTCCGCTCGCAGCGTGCGAGCAACGCCCTCACCGGCACGGACGAGTCGGCGCTACGCGGACTCATCGCCCGCTCCGGCCACGACGACTCGTTGGCCTACTTCGCCACCCGCCGCGACAAGGCGGTGGTCTTCGCACCGAACGGCAAGGCCGCCATCACCTATCGTGTCGAGGTCGGAGTGTGCCTCGCCAGCGGCGATCCCATCGGCCTCGAGGAGTCCTGGCCTCACGCGATCGAGGCGTGGCTCGAGATGTCGTCTCGGTACGGGTGGGCCCCGGCGGTGATGGGAGCGAGCGAGACCGGTGCCGCCGCGTTCCGGCGGGCGGGACTCGCCGTGCTCGAACTCGGCGACGAGGCGATCTTGCAGACCCGCTCGTTCAGCCTGAACGGACCCGACATGCGCCCGGTGCGCCAGGCGGTCAATCGGGCGCGCGGCAAGGGCGTGACGGTGCGCATCCGACGGCATCGCGACATCCCCGAGGACGAGTGGCCGGCCATCGTCGAGCGTGCCGACCGCTGGCGTGACACCGAGACCGAACGCGGGTTCTCCATGGCACTCGGGCGCCTCGGCGACCCTCTCGACGGCGACTGCCTGCTCGTCGAGGCCGTGCTCGATGCGGACGACCGCGTCGTCGGCACCCTCTCCCTCGTGCCCTGGGGCGCGAGCGGAGCATCGCTCGACCTCATGCGCCGTGATCCCGCCTCACCCAACGGCACCGTCGAGCTCATGGTCTCCGAGCTCGCGTCCCGCTCGGACACCGTGGGCATCACCAAGGTGTCCCTGAACTTCGCCGTCTTCCGCTCCGTGTTCGAGGAGGGCGGCCGCATCGGTGCGGGACCTGTTCTGCGCCTGTGGCGTTCGACGCTCGTGTTCTTCTCGCGATGGTGGCAGCTCGAGGCGCTGTACCGATCGAACCTCAAGTACCAGCCCGAGTGGGTACCGCGGTACCTGTGCTTCGAGGACAACCGCGATCTGCCGAAGGTGGGTACCGCATCGGCCATCGCGGAGGGCTTCCTCACGCTGCCGGGCCTCGGTGCACGCACTCACACCGGCACCCGACAGGCTGTTCCCGCCGCGCTGCTGGCCGACGGCACGCTGCACGCCGACGGGAGCGAGCCCGACGACACACCCGTCGACACGCTGCCCGGCCGGCGACGGCCGGAACAGGTCCGGGTGCGGATGTCCAAGCTGGACAGGCTCTCCGCGGACGGCGTCGACGCCTACCCCGTCGCGCATCCGCCCACCCACACCGTGGACTCCGCGGCGAACGCCCCGGAGGGCACCACCGTGCGCGTGTCCGGTCGCCTGCTGCGCATCCGCGACTACGGCGGCGTCGTCTTCGGCCTCGTGCGCGACTGGAGCGGGGACCTGCAGATCCTCCTCGACAGCGAGCGCATCGATCGAGATCGGTTGCGACGCTTCACGTCCGATTTCGACCTGGGCGACCTGATCTCCTGCACGGGAGTGGTCGGTCGCAGTCGCACCGGAGCGCTCGCGCTGCTGGTGAGCGACTGGCGCATGAACGCGAAATCGCTGCACCCGCTGCCCGACAAGTTCCGCGGGCTCACCGATCCCGAGGCGCGGGTGCGTCAGCGCTACGTCGACATGGAGATCAATCCGCAGGCGCGCGCCCTCATGCGTGCCCGCAGCGCGGTGGTGAAGTCGCTGCGCGACACGTTGGGCGACCGCGGATACATGGAGGTGGAAACGCCGATCCTGCAACAGATTCACGGCGGCGCGAACGCGGCACCCTTCCTCACGCACATCAATGCCTACAACCTCGATCTCTACCTCCGTATCGCGCCGGAGCTGTACCTCAAGCGGCTGTGCGTCGGCGGCATGGAGCGGGTCTTCGAGATCGGTCGCGTGTTCCGCAACGAGGGCGCCGACTTCAAGCACAATCCGGAGTTCACGATCCTCGAGGCCTACGAGGCGCACAGCGACTACGAGCGCGCGATGGTGTTGTGCCGGGAGCTGATCCAGCGCGCCGCCGTGGCCGCGCACGGCCGCGAGGTGATCTACCGGCCGGCCGAGGACGGCACCATGACGGAGATCGACATCTCCGGCGAGTGGCCGGTGAAGACCATGCACGACGCCGTCGCGGAGAAGATCGGTGCCGACGTCCGGCCCGAGACACCGCTCGCGGAGCTGCAGCGTCTGTGCGATCTGCACGACGTCCCGTATCAGTCGACCTGGGACGAGGGGGCCGTGGCGCAGGAGATGTACGAGCACCTCGTCGAGGACTTCACCGAGTTCCCGACGTTCTACACCAATTTTCCCACGTCGATGTCCCCGTTGACCCGGCCCCACCGCAGCATCGCGGGCGTCGCCGAGAAGTGGGATCTGGTGGCGTGGGGGGTCGAGTTGGGCACCGCGTACAGCGAGTTGACCGACCCCGTGGACCAACGCGCTCGTCTCACCGCGCAGTCGATGCTCGCCGCGGGCGGCGATCCCGAGGCGATGGAACTGGACGAGGACTTCCTCCAGGCGCTCGAGCACGGCATGCCGCCGACCGGTGGCCTCGGAATGGGTGTCGACCGGGTGGTCATGCTCATCACGGGCGGGTCGATCCGCGAGACCCTCGCGTTCCCGTTGGCCAAGCCGCGGAGCTGA
- a CDS encoding TerD family protein, with protein sequence MGVSLTKGGNVSLTKAAPNLTAVSVGLGWDLRTTTGTDFDLDASAIALGPDKKAPGNEYFVFFNNLKTPDGSIQHTGDNKTGEGDGDDEVIDVDLAAVPSTVDIVTFPVSIYEADARSQSFGQVRGAYIRVIDKSNGTELARYDLTEDASTETAMVFGELYRNGAEWKFRAVGQGYASGLAGIARDFGISV encoded by the coding sequence ATGGGCGTCAGCCTGACCAAGGGTGGCAACGTGTCTCTCACGAAGGCCGCACCGAATCTGACCGCGGTGTCCGTCGGACTCGGATGGGATCTGCGCACGACGACCGGAACGGATTTCGATCTCGACGCCAGCGCCATCGCGCTCGGCCCGGACAAGAAGGCGCCCGGCAACGAGTACTTCGTCTTCTTCAACAATCTGAAGACTCCGGACGGCTCGATCCAGCACACGGGTGACAACAAGACCGGTGAGGGCGACGGCGACGACGAGGTCATCGACGTCGATCTCGCAGCGGTCCCGTCCACCGTCGACATCGTCACGTTCCCCGTCTCGATCTACGAGGCCGACGCGCGCTCGCAGTCGTTCGGCCAGGTCCGCGGCGCCTACATCCGCGTGATCGACAAGTCGAACGGCACCGAGCTCGCCCGTTACGACCTCACCGAGGACGCCTCGACGGAGACCGCCATGGTCTTCGGCGAGCTGTACCGCAACGGTGCGGAGTGGAAGTTCCGCGCCGTCGGCCAGGGCTACGCCTCCGGACTCGCCGGCATCGCCCGCGACTTCGGCATCAGCGTCTGA
- a CDS encoding alpha/beta fold hydrolase has translation MTLRYDVDGHGPTLVLVHGVVHRRQAWDAVLDLLTPYRRVVAVDLPGHGESEPLHESGENVLLTLQNEVTEFVREIEEPDHQVHIAGNSLGGYVALCLAAQGEVASATALSPAGFFLNHTDQARTMVTFRAMRTVARTFGKATPTALKMRAVRYPTLLPFFAHPSRVSYEAAVVDASSLTTNAMIDAGIDAPFEFPPLTEPLVPVTVAWGTRDLILPHYQVRGVRRRFPHARVISVPGVGHVPMTDNPELIASILLAGSQDRSPTADPS, from the coding sequence ATGACACTGCGCTACGACGTCGACGGTCACGGTCCCACCCTCGTACTGGTGCACGGAGTCGTTCACCGCCGCCAGGCGTGGGACGCGGTGCTGGACCTGCTCACGCCCTATAGGCGGGTCGTGGCCGTGGACCTGCCCGGGCACGGGGAGTCGGAGCCGCTGCACGAGTCCGGTGAGAACGTGTTGCTCACGCTCCAAAACGAGGTCACCGAGTTCGTCCGCGAGATCGAGGAGCCGGACCACCAGGTGCACATCGCCGGCAACTCGCTCGGCGGCTACGTCGCGCTGTGTCTCGCCGCGCAGGGCGAGGTGGCGTCGGCCACCGCGCTGTCCCCCGCCGGCTTCTTCCTCAACCACACCGACCAGGCTCGGACCATGGTGACGTTCCGCGCGATGCGGACCGTCGCGCGCACGTTCGGCAAGGCCACGCCGACGGCGCTCAAGATGCGGGCGGTGCGGTACCCCACGCTGCTGCCGTTCTTCGCGCATCCGAGCAGGGTGTCGTACGAGGCCGCCGTCGTCGACGCCTCGTCACTCACCACCAACGCGATGATCGACGCGGGCATCGACGCGCCGTTCGAGTTCCCGCCACTCACCGAACCGCTGGTGCCGGTGACGGTGGCGTGGGGCACGCGAGACCTGATCCTGCCGCACTACCAGGTGCGGGGCGTCCGTCGCCGCTTCCCGCACGCCCGCGTCATCTCGGTCCCCGGGGTCGGCCACGTGCCGATGACGGACAACCCCGAGCTGATCGCGTCGATCCTCCTCGCGGGAAGTCAGGACCGGTCCCCGACCGCAGACCCGTCCTGA
- a CDS encoding NAD(P)H-dependent flavin oxidoreductase: protein MTAVFPARLPVVCAPMAGGPSTPALTAAVSDAGGLGFLAGALLSPEALDGRLSEIESLTSAPYGVNLFLPSAHIAVADEMESYRAALAPIAAEFGVEPGPATPGPDDIDAVIDVVLAHRPAAVSVTFGRPGAELTARVHEIGALMIGTVTSVDEAREAVEDGADMLVVQGSEAGGHRGVFTDDASSPRGGDAMSLPSLLLAVGLSVDVPLIAAGGIMDGSGVVAALGLGAVAAQMGTAFLCSDEAGTSAVHRAALLDRRYRRTVVTRAFSGRPARGLENEFAAQFTASAPAGYPDVNAITGPIRTAATAAGRADVPNLWAGTGWRSVTAAPAADIVARIVAEMETA, encoded by the coding sequence ATGACCGCTGTGTTCCCTGCCAGGCTTCCCGTCGTGTGCGCGCCGATGGCCGGAGGCCCGTCCACCCCCGCCCTGACCGCCGCCGTGAGCGATGCCGGTGGCCTGGGGTTCCTGGCCGGAGCGCTGCTGAGCCCGGAGGCGCTCGACGGCCGGCTCTCCGAGATCGAGTCCCTCACGTCGGCGCCGTACGGCGTCAATCTCTTCCTCCCGTCAGCGCACATCGCGGTCGCCGACGAGATGGAGTCGTACCGCGCCGCGCTGGCCCCGATCGCCGCCGAGTTCGGGGTCGAACCCGGCCCGGCGACACCCGGCCCCGACGACATCGACGCGGTGATCGACGTGGTGCTCGCCCACCGCCCGGCGGCCGTATCGGTCACGTTCGGTCGACCCGGCGCCGAGCTCACCGCCCGCGTGCACGAGATCGGCGCCCTGATGATCGGGACGGTCACCTCCGTCGACGAGGCCCGCGAGGCCGTCGAGGACGGGGCCGACATGCTCGTCGTCCAGGGCAGTGAGGCCGGCGGACACCGGGGCGTCTTCACCGACGACGCGTCGTCTCCTCGAGGCGGTGACGCGATGTCGCTGCCGTCCCTGCTGCTCGCCGTCGGACTGTCGGTCGACGTGCCCTTGATCGCGGCCGGCGGGATCATGGACGGGTCCGGAGTGGTGGCCGCTCTCGGACTCGGCGCCGTCGCTGCGCAGATGGGCACCGCGTTCCTGTGCTCAGACGAGGCCGGTACCTCGGCGGTGCACCGCGCCGCACTGCTGGACCGCCGCTACCGGCGCACCGTGGTGACGCGTGCGTTCTCGGGACGACCGGCTCGGGGACTCGAGAACGAGTTCGCGGCGCAGTTCACGGCCTCCGCACCGGCCGGCTATCCCGATGTCAACGCGATCACGGGCCCGATCCGCACCGCGGCGACGGCTGCCGGCCGAGCTGACGTGCCCAACCTGTGGGCCGGTACCGGGTGGCGTTCGGTGACCGCCGCGCCGGCCGCGGACATCGTCGCGCGGATCGTCGCCGAGATGGAGACCGCCTAG
- the lat gene encoding L-lysine 6-transaminase produces MTQVLPSRPTTPVPAGAPESVHDVLSRHILADGFDMVLDLERSHGSTLVDARTGASYLDMFTFFASNALGMNHPSLARDDEFRADLLTAALHKPSNSDLYSEPMARFVATFARVLGVPELPHLFFVEGGALAVENALKVAFDWKSRLNESRGLDPALGGRILHLEHAFHGRSGYTMSLTNTDPIKVARFPKFDWPRIPSPYLREGADMDALEARSLAAARAAFESFPDDIAAAIVEPIQGEGGDHHFRPSFLLGLQALCHEFDALFVVDEVQSGAGITGTAWAHQQLGVEPDVLAFGKKTQVCGIMAGRRVDMVRDNVFEVGSRINSTWGGGLADMVRARRILEVIERDGLIARAAERGAILGAALDALAVRHPSISDVRGRGLFRAFSLPDTATRDRLITRLLVDERVIMLGCGSRSVRFRPALTVTEDALADAVAAIDRVLSS; encoded by the coding sequence ATGACGCAGGTACTGCCATCGCGGCCCACCACCCCCGTTCCCGCCGGTGCGCCGGAGTCGGTCCACGACGTGCTGTCGCGCCACATCCTGGCCGACGGCTTCGACATGGTTCTCGACCTCGAGCGGTCGCACGGCTCCACACTCGTCGATGCGCGGACCGGTGCGTCCTATCTCGACATGTTCACGTTCTTCGCCTCGAACGCGCTCGGGATGAACCATCCGTCGCTCGCCCGCGACGACGAGTTCCGGGCGGATCTGCTGACGGCCGCGCTGCACAAGCCGAGCAACTCCGACCTCTACTCCGAGCCGATGGCCCGCTTCGTCGCGACCTTCGCGCGCGTGCTCGGCGTCCCCGAACTACCCCACCTCTTCTTCGTCGAGGGCGGTGCGCTCGCCGTCGAGAACGCCCTCAAAGTGGCCTTCGACTGGAAGAGCCGGCTGAACGAGTCCCGCGGTCTCGACCCGGCACTGGGCGGACGGATCCTGCACCTCGAGCACGCCTTCCACGGCCGGTCGGGCTACACCATGTCGCTCACCAACACGGATCCGATCAAGGTCGCGCGTTTCCCGAAGTTCGACTGGCCCCGCATCCCGTCGCCGTACCTGCGCGAGGGCGCGGACATGGACGCTCTCGAGGCGCGCTCACTGGCCGCTGCGCGGGCCGCGTTCGAGTCGTTCCCCGACGACATCGCCGCCGCCATCGTCGAGCCGATCCAGGGCGAGGGCGGCGACCATCACTTCCGACCATCGTTCCTCCTCGGGCTGCAGGCTCTGTGCCACGAGTTCGACGCATTGTTCGTCGTCGACGAGGTCCAGTCCGGGGCGGGCATCACCGGCACCGCGTGGGCGCACCAGCAGCTGGGCGTCGAACCCGATGTCCTCGCCTTCGGCAAGAAGACCCAGGTGTGCGGCATCATGGCGGGCCGCCGCGTGGACATGGTGCGCGACAACGTCTTCGAGGTCGGATCACGGATCAACTCGACGTGGGGCGGCGGCCTGGCCGACATGGTGCGAGCACGGCGGATCCTCGAGGTGATCGAACGCGACGGCCTCATCGCCCGCGCCGCGGAGAGGGGCGCGATCCTCGGCGCCGCTCTCGACGCACTCGCGGTGCGTCACCCGTCGATCTCCGACGTGCGGGGACGCGGCCTGTTCCGGGCGTTCTCGCTGCCGGACACCGCGACTCGCGATCGACTGATCACGCGGCTCCTCGTCGACGAGCGGGTGATCATGCTGGGGTGCGGCTCGCGCAGCGTCCGGTTCCGTCCCGCGCTGACCGTGACCGAGGATGCGTTGGCCGACGCCGTCGCGGCGATCGACCGGGTTCTCAGCTCGTGA
- a CDS encoding GNAT family N-acetyltransferase, with product MADECELFALCSDPREWVQDPGLRHTSPADTRAILGSWIDQWNRDKLGTWVVRRHTESVIVGFGGCSIRQHSFWNLGYRFLPSVRGLGYATEMSCAAVVAAACVRPDLPVVAYLRESNAASARVAEKAGLVLVGRFPVADDAHPGAVRLVYANRRLGDDELHAVLTA from the coding sequence ATGGCTGACGAGTGCGAGCTTTTCGCGCTGTGTAGTGACCCGCGCGAATGGGTGCAGGATCCGGGTTTGCGGCATACGTCTCCTGCTGATACACGCGCCATCCTTGGAAGTTGGATCGATCAGTGGAATCGAGACAAACTGGGCACCTGGGTTGTAAGACGGCACACTGAGAGCGTCATTGTCGGGTTCGGGGGTTGTTCGATTCGGCAGCATTCGTTCTGGAATTTGGGATACCGATTCCTGCCGTCGGTTCGGGGCTTGGGGTACGCAACGGAGATGTCCTGCGCAGCGGTGGTAGCGGCGGCGTGCGTTCGGCCCGATCTGCCTGTTGTTGCGTACCTGCGTGAATCGAACGCCGCCTCGGCAAGAGTGGCAGAGAAGGCCGGTCTTGTCCTTGTCGGGCGTTTCCCCGTCGCCGATGATGCACACCCGGGCGCAGTTCGACTCGTGTACGCGAACAGGCGTCTCGGCGATGACGAACTGCACGCAGTGTTGACAGCTTGA
- a CDS encoding oxygenase MpaB family protein, protein MNPLRTVQTRVGETISARVAGDEGPARRDRIHLAEGPRRYGPDSAIQRVHADASMFVGGMRALLLQSLHPLAMAAVDEHSGYRGDPWGRLQRTSTFLAETTFGTIEDAERAVRIVRAVHKRITGVAPDGRPYAASDPHLLRWVHVAEIDSFLRAHDRYGARPLDAGGRDAYVRESAWVARGLGAEDVPETVDELNEMLAMYRPELRGTPAARRTARFILLNPPIPLAVRPAYGLLSSVAVSMMPWWTRLPLRLPYLPLTEATAVRASGVAVTTAIRWALGSVPPPQHADGARQAS, encoded by the coding sequence ATGAATCCTCTGCGCACGGTCCAGACCCGAGTGGGCGAGACCATCTCCGCGCGGGTCGCGGGCGACGAGGGCCCCGCTCGACGCGACCGGATCCACCTGGCCGAGGGGCCGCGTCGGTACGGCCCCGATTCGGCGATCCAGCGCGTCCACGCCGATGCGTCGATGTTCGTCGGCGGAATGCGCGCCCTGCTCCTGCAGTCGTTGCACCCGCTGGCGATGGCTGCGGTGGACGAACACTCCGGCTACCGCGGCGACCCGTGGGGCCGTCTGCAACGCACCAGCACGTTCCTCGCCGAGACCACGTTCGGCACCATCGAGGACGCGGAGCGCGCCGTGCGGATCGTGCGCGCCGTGCACAAGCGCATCACGGGCGTCGCGCCGGACGGGCGGCCGTACGCCGCGTCGGATCCGCACCTGCTGCGGTGGGTCCACGTCGCGGAGATCGACAGCTTCCTGCGCGCGCACGATCGTTACGGTGCCCGACCTCTCGATGCCGGCGGCCGCGACGCCTACGTCCGGGAGTCGGCCTGGGTCGCTCGCGGGCTCGGCGCCGAGGACGTGCCCGAGACGGTCGACGAGCTGAACGAGATGCTGGCGATGTACCGGCCCGAACTGCGCGGCACTCCCGCAGCACGTCGCACCGCCCGCTTCATCCTGCTCAACCCGCCGATTCCGCTCGCGGTACGGCCGGCCTACGGACTGCTCTCGTCGGTGGCGGTGTCGATGATGCCCTGGTGGACGCGACTTCCTCTGCGGCTGCCGTACCTGCCGCTCACCGAGGCGACGGCAGTGCGTGCCAGCGGCGTCGCCGTCACGACGGCGATCCGGTGGGCGCTCGGATCCGTACCGCCTCCGCAGCACGCTGATGGCGCTCGACAGGCGAGCTGA
- a CDS encoding alpha/beta fold hydrolase codes for MKPNGEVVVDVLGTAVHVVVSRPDAAAAPAPVVVLCGGLASTWHDWIDVSALLVAAGHTTVAIDRPGFGDSEPLPPDRVPTVHEEADRILAVLDALAMTDPVVLVGHSMAGFYVEGFARSYPARTAGLVLLDSSVEKSPSALVPPRIRIPVTRVIARIVSAAGLQRLLADPVRHVLTQAIPPDGYAPDRVDDLRRIYRDPSYLEAAAIEYAVYADMALELNRLRRTTPVPSVPVIVAAAHTGRRTPWGAQWLRRQQRLARYLGGRFAVVSPSHHHAMIDQPRRVAALVRTVSTG; via the coding sequence ATGAAACCGAACGGCGAGGTGGTCGTCGACGTACTGGGGACCGCCGTGCACGTGGTGGTCTCCCGTCCTGACGCGGCGGCGGCGCCCGCCCCGGTCGTCGTGCTGTGCGGGGGGCTCGCCTCGACGTGGCACGACTGGATCGACGTGTCCGCGCTGCTGGTGGCGGCCGGCCACACGACGGTGGCCATCGATCGACCAGGCTTCGGCGACAGCGAACCGCTGCCTCCGGACCGGGTGCCGACGGTGCACGAGGAGGCCGATCGCATCCTCGCCGTCCTGGACGCCCTCGCGATGACGGACCCCGTGGTCCTGGTGGGGCACTCGATGGCCGGCTTCTACGTCGAGGGCTTCGCGCGGTCGTACCCCGCGCGCACGGCGGGGCTCGTGCTGCTCGACTCGAGCGTCGAGAAGTCGCCGTCGGCCCTGGTGCCGCCGCGCATCCGCATTCCGGTGACCCGCGTGATCGCCCGCATCGTCTCGGCCGCCGGTCTGCAACGGTTGCTCGCCGATCCGGTGCGCCACGTCCTGACGCAGGCCATTCCCCCGGACGGGTACGCGCCCGACCGGGTCGACGATCTCCGCCGCATCTACCGCGATCCCTCCTATCTGGAGGCCGCCGCGATCGAGTACGCGGTGTACGCCGACATGGCCCTCGAGTTGAACCGCCTGCGCCGCACGACGCCCGTTCCGTCCGTCCCCGTCATCGTGGCCGCCGCGCACACGGGGCGACGGACCCCGTGGGGAGCGCAGTGGTTGCGGCGCCAGCAGCGTCTGGCCCGCTACCTCGGCGGCCGCTTCGCCGTGGTGTCCCCGTCGCACCACCACGCCATGATCGATCAGCCCCGGCGAGTCGCGGCGCTGGTGAGAACTGTCTCCACCGGCTGA